The genomic stretch GGGCAGGTCGCGGGTCACGCGACCGATCTGAACCTTGAACGTGTCCACTTGACGCAGTGTAACGCGCGGCGGCGTGGGCGGGGTGACCCGGCCGCTGTCCGTACAGTAGGGGGGTGAAGGCGTGGTGGCGGGGCGGGGTGGCGGCAGGGGCACTGGCGGCGGCACTGCTGGGTGCGGGCGGCGCGGGCGCAGCATCGACCGGGCCGTTCGGGATCGAGGTGCGGTTCCTGGGCGCGCCGCTGGGGGCCGCGCCGCGCTCGGCGGTGAACGAGGCGGCGCGGCGGGTGTCGGCGCTGATCGCGTCGCCGTTCGAGCCCGTGCGGGTGGACGTCCCGGCGGGCGAGTGCGACCGGGGGCTGCCCGCGCTGCGGGGCCGCCTGACGCGGCTGGTGGTGTTCGTACGCGTGAAGCGGCTGGATGACGACCTGTACGCGACCGGGATGCCCTGTGACCTGCATGACGGGTCGTTCCTGCCGATCTACGGCGTGGTGGACCTGAACAGCTCGGGGCTGTCGGATCTGCCGCGCACGGACGTGCTGGACACGATGATTCACGAGTTCCTGCATGTGCTGGGCGTGGGGACGCTGTGGGAGCGGGACGCGCGGGTGTCGCTGAGTGGCGAGCAGGATGAGCGGGTGTTCCTGAGGCGGCAGGGAAAGATCACGCTGTACGTGGCGCCCCGCGCAGTGGCGGCCTTCCGGGCGCTGGGCGGCCAGGGCGCGGGCATTCCCCTGGATCCGGACCTGGGGCACTGGGCGGGGGGGTCGTGTGTTCGGAGGTGCTGTCCGGTTCGTCCGGGGAGTACACGGGGCGGCTCAATCCGGTGAGTCCGCTGACGCTGGGCGCGCTGGAGGACCTGGGGTACCGGGTGCAGGCGGGCAGGGCCGCGCCGTTCCGGCTGCCGGTGGGGGCCTGCCCGGTGCAGGCGGACTCGCCGGCCGTGCCTGCCGGGGGCTTTGCGAGCTGCGCGGCGGCGCGGGCGGCGGGGGCGGCGCTGCCGCTGCGGTGGGGGCAGCCGGGCTACCGGCCGGGCCTGGACGGGGACGGGGATGGACTGGCCTGCGAACGCTGACGGGCCGGGGGCGGGGCTGTCCGGACAGGTGCGGGTGAATGTCTAATTGTTGACTTGTTTTGTCGCCCATAAAGGTTTACCTTTTTTGTCAATGATTGCCTCCGCCCCCACCCGTCAGCCCACGCGCACGGACCTGAGCGCGCTGAAGTTCAATCAGGTCACGGTGGTGTTCGTGACGCTGCTGGCCGTGATCCTGACCGTCCCGGCCCTGACGCTGGTGCTAGGCGCGGCCATGCTGGTCGGGGCCGTCATACCCGACCTC from Deinococcus soli (ex Cha et al. 2016) encodes the following:
- a CDS encoding excalibur calcium-binding domain-containing protein, with amino-acid sequence MSPLTLGALEDLGYRVQAGRAAPFRLPVGACPVQADSPAVPAGGFASCAAARAAGAALPLRWGQPGYRPGLDGDGDGLACER